aagctttatcctcctcccagaccactagcagGTTATTCTTTATGTTTcccaaaagaaaaattattctaGAAACATGAAACCAACTTGAGTGGTACATTAGAGGAAATCTGAGAATAGGTGGTTAAAATAACGGTATATCGCATGTAGTTAGAAATTAGttgtttattattactatttattcattcatttattcattgtaCTATATAttctttcaccagaacactgctcagctctggcttattatggggCAGGGGATAATAATCTTCTGCATAAGCACTCTGCTTATTTCCTCTGCTgaagtttaatattttggcattttaTACATTCTCTCCATAACACCAAGGCTTCATGGATGGGGAGGGTCTTGGTAAGTGTCGTGGGTAAGAAGAGAGCCATATATATTATTGAAGTTTCCATCACAGGTAGGATGTTGTTGGGAAATGAAAATGCCTAGTTTTTGAACACTGTATTCCAAGAAATATGCTGAAAACTATAAACTTATTTAGTGTTACAATAACCCTCTGAGGTGGGAACGTTTGCCTTATCTCTCTTTCAGCTGAGGGTGCTGGGACTTGTTGAAGTCAAGCAGCTTGCTTTAGGAAGCTAGTCAGTGGCAGAGGACTTAAACTTTGGTCTGAACTGGGAGCCTCTGTTCTTTCCTTTACTTCATTTTGTATCCTCtgttatatagagagggagacagagacaagagacgaggagagagagagacaagggagagagacactgtggTACAGCTCCATCATCTGTGGGCTTTCCCTCCGTGCCGTTCTTGTCACTCCTGTGTGGTGCAGGGCTCATGCATGGGAAGGGCGCTCCATGGGAGGAGGTGGCCGCTGGCCCCGGCCCTCCTGCTGCTCACCTGCAGATGGTGCTGTAGTCGGTAAAGAGGAGCTAGGACTAGCCACCATCAACAGAAAGCAACTGCTTTTCAAATGAATTATagattttctgtagagttttttttttttttaatatttattttatttatttattcccttttgttgcccttgttgttttattgttgtagttattattgttgttgtcattgttggataggacagagagaaatggagagaggaggggaagacagagggggagagaaagacagacacctgcagacctgcttcaccgcctgtgaagcgactcccctgcaggtggggagccggggttcgaaccgggatccttatgccggtccctgcgctttgcgccacctgcgcttaacccactgcgctttcTGTAGAGTTTTATGTGAAAACTGAGATTAGTCTCTCCATAAAAGGGTAGGATTAGAGGGAAGAAAAGGGCATGAACCTTCATGTGAGAGAGCTCGTGAGACTCACGGTTATGTGAGACACCTTCCTtctgcccctccccacctccccccttgCTTCCAGATGCATCTGTTAAGGGGGGAGCGAAGACCAGGGCATCCCTCTGGCATACGCAAGACTGGGGGTTGAGCTCAGGACCTAGAACGCCAGAAACCTTTCATAATGGCCTGGATACTCAGAAAAGAAACAATTGGAAAGCCACCTCTCAAGTCTTTAAAAGGAGGTATGATAGAAGATGTCAGTGAAGAAGAAAATCAAATACGTTTAAAACTCAGCTCATCTGACTTTTAAATGTATatcagtgttggtctgcttctaaattctgcttctgagaccccttctgttgcactgcttgagGCTGGGGTCTATTTACATCGTCACTGTTCTCACTGGTTTAGTCCCCACTGGTTCTCGGGCTAGttgccttctccccacccccatcctacctacttcctcttccggacacttccgcctcaggagatatgaaagacagggctttctaatgaagaaagaTTAGATTAGAAGAGactagattgttgaactgcatccccgctcatcaataaaaattgaactgcatcccagctcagccatgagtccctggtcgtctgcctCCTGTCCGTGAAGCTAGGCCGGCATAGCAGAGAGGAATTTAGTTCTTCAAATTCTAAGAAATATAATGAAGATTGATGTAAGAAAGCATTGCATGCATAGATGGCACGTTACAGAGAATGGTCTAAGTTTATGTTCTGGCCAGCTATGGAAAAGgacaggaaagaagagagggtaTGGGCTGCCAGACTTATTCCAGTGCAGTTTCCTCTCCATCTTAAACATCTAGATTCATTGTGTTGTagatgtctccccccacccccacccccctctctctctctctctttcaaggtTTTTCCCCCTTCAGTCCCCCTGGGGTTATCACGGGACTCAGTGCTTGTTTGGTGAATCTACCAATTTCATCGGTCATTTGGTTTTGgatagacatagaaattgagagtgaatggagtgaaagaaagacacctccagcactgcttctctgctagtgaagcttcctctcccccccaaaaaagtgggggtttggggcttgaacccagctctctGCACGTTGTAATGAGTACACTCTGCTAGACACTTCGTTGCCTGGCTTGGTTTGCTGTGAATTTGCAGATAGTATCTATGTAATCAAGGGGAATTGTTCATGATAGAATAAGACTAGTATAATGGATTAATCAGTTTGTACCACATCAAAATAAAATGTGAGTTACAGAGATACATATTTAGAATTAAactggtagtgctagggattaagaACATAAAAGACATAGTTATAATGTGAAAAGCATAGGTAGGATGTAAGGAAACAGAgtcacgtgcacacacacactcactgtcaCTCATcatagtttacaaaattataagattctaggagtatattttattttattttgcctccagggttatcgctggggctcggtgcctacactataaatccactgcgcctggaggctgtgtttcccattttattgtccttgttgttgcccttgctgttgttgctattgttattggataggacagagagaaactgagagaggagtggaagacgggggtgggggggtgtggggagagaaagacagacacctgcagacctgcttcaccgcctgtgaatcgacctccctgcaggtggggagctgggggctggaactgggatccctgtgccgATTGCtacgctttgtgccaggtgtgcttaacccgctgcactactgcccagccccctctaggCCGTTCTCCTGAATCAACCCCAGAGGACCATCTAGGAGTATATTTTATATTCACTCGTGTGTAGTTCACCACACGCACCAACAaatgcacccccccacacacacacacacacacacctcccatcTGATGATCAACATAGTGAGAGACaacttggggagaaaaaaaaaaaaggcaaaaacttaggtccttttcaagTGGCTCGTGGAAGCTGAGCCATAAGAAAATGTGACTGGAGTCAGTTCAGCCCTGAGTACCCGCCCATTTCTTCTTGCCGTTGAAACTGGCTCTGTGGGGATTTGTTGTTTAGATGTTGTGTCACATGAAAGACCCCTGACCTGTGAGAGTTTGCATTCTGCCTCTGCTTGTCCCTGCCGTTCCTGACAGGTGAACGGGCAAGACCTCAAGAACCTGCTGCACCAGGATGCCGTCGAGCTCTTCCGCAATGCAGGCTATGCCGTGTCCCTGCGGGTGCAGCACAGGGTAGGTGTCCTGTACAGCTCGCAGCCCGGCTCCAGGCTCCGTGCCGTTCTCCTGAATCAGCCCCGAGGGCCGTCTGCAGTAGCCTGTTTGACTTGTGCCTCTTACTCTCCCACCCTTGTGAGGAGCATGTCTAGCGGCAGGGACCTCCTGAGGCCCTTGCTTGTCATGAAAGAAAGTTCCTAACAGTATGCTAATTGTCCAGCTGCTAGCATCAAGGTAATGTACCTTCCAGGTAAAGCTTGACAGCCAATCTAGTattgttatttctcaactttatttatttatttattttatttgatagagcagagagaaattaaattgaggaggggggagggagagagacagggaaacacctgcagccctgcttcaccacttgtgaagcttttcccctgcaggtaggaacggGAGCttaaacctgcgtccttgtgcatggtaacacatgcacttgaaCGTCAAACTAATATTAATAGGAGAAGTAAAGAGCCAGGATAGGCTTTATTTTATCTTCTCtactcatttttcctttttttttttttttaagaaaacctattgcggggctgggcagtaacgcagcaggtaaagccgcacatggcgcaaagcacaaggactggcgtagatttccggttcgagcccccggctccccacctgcagggtgtctgtctttctctccccgtttctgtcttcccctcctctctgtatttctttctgtcctatccaacaacgacagcaacaacaacaatagcagcaacaaagaacaacaagggcaacaaaagggcaaaaatggcctccaggagcggtggattcatggtgcaggcaccgagcccagtgagagccctggaggcaaaaaaaaaaaaaatctatagccactggggttatcactgggacttgggtcctgcatcacaaatccacagctcacaggagtgatttttttttcttcttcttactcttccctttttgttttgtttggtttgtttgtattctgatagaggcagagagcaattgagagcaatgggggagacagacagggagagagcactgcttcaccacttgtgaagctcccccctcccctgaaggtgggggctggggagtcgaaccccggtccttgtacatggtgatccGTGCTCTGCTGGGTGTGGCAGAGCCCAGCTTTGCTTTTTGGTAGGTAAGTAGCATATGTCTACTTTGAACTTTCTTATTCATCAAACACTCCTATttacatgaaaataaaatgttttgaacagcaaaagaaaatataagtagAATGAAAAAGCAACCTATTGAATAGAAGATCATTGTACATTGTATTTCTGCTAAGGGGTAATGCCCAGTTTATGGGCTGAGGAAGTGGttcatctggaacccagtggctgaaagaagagttaacttaGAAAGTCAAACAAATGTTGAttaatgaacctaaaagctggaatagtgcagatgaagatttgggggggtctccattttgtagatagtaggcctgaatatgggccccagatcagatcaaatcgatggggtttacagtcaacaatatttacatacctttcccatatttgggagctactctcttccctgatgcagctttctggtcctttttccagccatgatatcatctccctagacaataacttggatccacctgcatatcagatgtcaggctcaggaattttttaaaaaatctagtatagtcacaggccctttgaaatataactaaaataggtttcATTTTTATCTGTGTCTGACATTACATGACAGACAGCTAAAGGCTTTATATCATGCAATGACTGAGTGGATGTCTCTGGGGAATTGGGAAGTGTCTCTAAATAATGGTGTCGCATCTGTGTTCACATGACTCAGATGTGCTCAGGTTGCACTCTGGTGATTGGTaatctttcttttacttatttattttaaattttttattatctatatttactggacagagacattcagaaatcaagagggaagggagagagattgagagacacctgtagccctgcttcaccactcgtgaagccttccccatgcaggtggggactgggttttcgaacctgggtccctgtgcactatatcctgtgcacttaaccaggtgcaccactgcccagccccgtattttatttttttgcctccagggttattgctggggctcggtgcctgcactacaaatccactgctcctggaggccattttttcccttttgttgcccttgtttaacgttgttgtggttattgatgtcgttgttgttggataggacagagagaaatggagagaggaggggaagacagaaagggggagagaaagataggcacctgcagacctgcttcaccacctgtgaagtgacccccctcccctgcaggtggggagccggggacttgaactggatccttatgccggtccttgcactttgcgccacatgggttaagtgctccaccgcctggccccgataATCTAAGTATATATTTCTAGCAGATCTTGCAGATGACTTGCGTGCATCAggccctaggtttaatcccttACACTGAATGTGACAcatcagagtggtgttctggccaCTTTCTCACACGTGTGAAATAAATCCATCTATGTGTATGACAGCCAGGGAGCCGGTTCAGCGGGTAGTGTtgcactctcaagcaggaggtacagagtttgatccccggcatccCCTGTGTCAGCGTGAGACTTTGCTACTCTGCCCCAaccaccaccctaccccaccaCGAATAATTACtatagtttgtttcttttttaagtcttgaaatTCTGCCCCTGCCAATAATTGTTCCTTATATTTTAGAGAGACTTTATTTCATATCTTTATTTTCCCAATGGAACTTGTTTGAAGCAGCGTAAAAACCAAAGAGAAATGATCTGACTTGCCCTTAGGGTTCCAGTTAGGTCAGGTCAGGCTGAGTGCCTTCACATTAAAATTGTGTCTAAAGGATCCTAGACAGATGTCAGCAAATACGGCCCAACAGAGAGTTTTCCAGGCAGAGTCTGGAGCTTAGAGCTTTGAAGAGTGCAGACTAGAGACCCAGGTAGTGTCAGTCAGCCGAGACGTTTTTGTTGTAATAAACATACAAGTGGCTAGAGTtaacattttgtttttccttctagtTACAGGTGCAGAATGGGCCAATAGGACATCGAGGGGAAGGAGAGCCAGCTGGTCTCCCCCTAGCTGTGGTGCTGGTGCCAGCGTTTGCCTTCACAATGGCAGTGGCCTGGGCCTTCATGAAATACCGGCAGCAGCTCTAAAAACCTTGCTTCTTCCCGTGCTCCTGATGAAGaaacatctctctctttctctcaccctcctaCCCTGCCAGTCTTCCTAcatatctcctttctctctctgcaaatCCCCACACATGATTTAAAGAGACTGCTACCCAACCAGAACCTTGCTGTTCAAAATTTCCACAGCTTAATGTTCATGAGAGAACAGAGGGCAGTGTCTGAAGAAACAATCAGGAGTCCTGTACTGTCCCTAGGATACCAATGAAAGTCAGCTACAATCCAAAGAAGGAAAGATCAGCCTTTTTCTTACTGTCTTTCTTAACCTGCATTCCTCCAAGGCCAGCTGTGTGGTAGAGAAGTGGCAGGAGAGGAAGAAACGAGGTTTCCTGGTAATGATCTTCCTAGGGGAGTTTTTATGACCTTCCCTTAATTTCAAGCTACATATTTCGGTGCCTATATCAAACAAAGGAGAGTGAGGaaagtatttcatttttttttttttttaaagcaagttgtgtgtgtgtgtatgtacacggTATACAGTGATGCTTGTGGAGGTGGTTAGCTACTCTGGTTTTTAGCTTTCTgatataaatattcaaatatttcTGATATTTGAATTTGGTGGGAGTGAGAGACTGAGGATTAAGTGAGAATGCCCAATCTGagtcattaaaaagaaagggaaagtgaaGCTTAATAATTAAAAACCTGAGAATACTATTTCTTCTCATAGCAGCAATAGGAAGTAAAACAGGAGATGAAGTCCCACACTCTAGCTTTGCACACATCAATCTGTTGCAAAAGTTGTGGGATACAAAGGTAAATCTTTCCAAGCCCTGGACTACCCTAGTGGCACGTTTAAGTACCTCACAGTCTTTTAGGAGGGTGAGTTGAGATGATGGTGATCAGAACTGTGATGGTGGTGTCAAGCCAACCCAGCAGCAAACTCAAAAAGGGAAAACGACTTCCAAGGTGGCACCTACACTTGGACTATGGACCTGAGACCTTTTGGTTTCTGGTTGCAGGCGAAATCTGAGAGACGGGTGTTTCAGAGCTGCACGGGCATGAAATCAGGTCTACTCCTGCGCCTCCTGGTTTAGATGAAGGCCTTTGAGTACTGACTAATGCTAATATCAGCCGGGGTGAGGAAGAAACTAGTTTTCCTTGCTTGAGGCAACAGGTGGCAGTTTCATGGGGAATCCTTGAGAAAGATGATAAAGATGCGTGGATTTAGGGACTAGTCAGGATATTAATGAGATACCCTAGGAGACTTGTGGAAAACTGGTTTTAAACCACTAAAGAGAGCAGAGCCAACACTAACTTTCTGACTCTTTAACAGTATTTCTGTCCTCTCGATGAGCTGGCCAGGTTGTAGATGGATAAAATTGAGGGTATGAAGACTTTTCTCTCAGGCAGCCGGTGGCATCCAATCTTTACTACAGATCTAGTGATTATTTTACAGATGTTGATTGGATACCAGCCTTGTTAAGACACATTTTCAAAGAAGTAGAATAAATAGTCTTGGTGTAGTGGTACAAGAACTTTGGTGCACAGGCCCACTGTGTTTCTACAGTCTCACGGTGCTgtgaatcaatgttaaatcagtcTCAGGCTTTTATTAAATAAGCAGGAAGCTAAtcacaacattaaaaaaattaataagtgtGACCTCCatcttaaaggtttttttttttttttgagttggaAGGGGGTGGCTCTCAGTTGGGAGTAACACTTAAC
This DNA window, taken from Erinaceus europaeus chromosome 16, mEriEur2.1, whole genome shotgun sequence, encodes the following:
- the SYNJ2BP gene encoding synaptojanin-2-binding protein, which produces MVFSGLGFNIVGGTDQQYVCNDSGIYVSRIKENGAAALDGRLQEGDKILSVNGQDLKNLLHQDAVELFRNAGYAVSLRVQHRLQVQNGPIGHRGEGEPAGLPLAVVLVPAFAFTMAVAWAFMKYRQQL